One Mesorhizobium loti genomic window carries:
- a CDS encoding ABC transporter binding protein, with protein sequence MSRLLRILLTAIAVSAAVPVYAQSVTITTAGGDYGKAMKEAMWGPAAKELGYDVREETQSDGLAALKMQVTAGAVTTDIIHLGSPEGAQAAAQSLLEPLDYKIIDPNSVPAGAKSDYCYPFDSYGTVMSWSTKTYGESPPKTWAEFWDVAKFPGRRALRANAQDLIEIALLSDGVAPADVYPTLSTPEGLARAIKRLEAIKPNVSVWWTSGAQSAQLLKDGEADLVVTWNGRAQTVKADGGAVDYTFKGSVIGTDCLGVPKGAPNKEAAMKLIAAMTQPARVAKLTDFIAYGPVNPAGYEGGLIPKDRLKTLATAPENAGTSVFSNADWWVKNGEAAQKAFDEMTSR encoded by the coding sequence ATGTCCCGGCTACTACGCATTTTGCTGACAGCTATCGCAGTCTCGGCTGCCGTGCCCGTCTATGCCCAATCAGTCACCATCACGACCGCGGGCGGCGACTACGGCAAGGCCATGAAGGAGGCGATGTGGGGCCCTGCCGCAAAGGAACTTGGCTATGATGTCCGCGAGGAGACGCAGAGCGATGGCCTGGCTGCCCTGAAGATGCAGGTCACCGCGGGCGCGGTCACCACCGACATCATCCACCTCGGCTCACCGGAAGGCGCGCAGGCGGCCGCACAGTCGCTGCTGGAGCCGCTTGATTACAAGATCATCGATCCCAACTCCGTGCCGGCCGGCGCAAAGTCCGATTACTGCTATCCGTTCGACTCCTACGGCACCGTGATGTCGTGGAGCACCAAGACTTATGGCGAGAGCCCGCCTAAGACCTGGGCGGAGTTCTGGGACGTTGCCAAATTCCCGGGCCGTCGCGCGCTGCGCGCCAATGCGCAGGACTTGATCGAAATCGCGCTTCTCTCCGACGGCGTGGCGCCGGCGGACGTCTATCCCACGCTCAGCACGCCCGAGGGCCTGGCGCGCGCCATCAAGAGGCTTGAAGCGATCAAACCGAATGTCTCGGTGTGGTGGACCTCCGGAGCGCAGTCGGCGCAGTTGCTGAAGGACGGCGAGGCGGATCTGGTCGTTACCTGGAATGGGCGAGCCCAGACGGTGAAGGCGGATGGCGGCGCGGTCGACTACACATTCAAAGGGTCCGTCATCGGGACGGATTGCCTTGGGGTGCCGAAGGGAGCGCCGAACAAGGAAGCGGCCATGAAGCTCATCGCGGCGATGACGCAACCCGCGCGGGTTGCGAAGCTGACCGACTTCATCGCCTATGGTCCGGTCAATCCTGCCGGCTACGAGGGAGGCCTCATCCCCAAGGACCGTCTGAAGACCTTGGCGACGGCGCCTGAAAACGCCGGCACTTCGGTGTTTTCGAACGCCGACTGGTGGGTCAAGAACGGCGAGGCCGCTCAAAAGGCTTTCGATGAAATGACGAGCCGCTGA